From a single Arachnia propionica genomic region:
- a CDS encoding response regulator transcription factor produces the protein MAGISVLVVDDQPLMLYAMKTLLDNEDGISVVGTAEDGQAAVEQAHALVPDLVLMDLKMPRLNGVEATRRIVAELPGIRVLVITMFSTLDHVVPALRAGASGYLVKDARAEEILAAIHGSMTDNLPLSPGIVRLLAQQVIGGVHDPKAVSASAATEVGLAPREISVLQLLGRGLSNREIAREMHISEGSVKAYLANACTKLGVRDRLQALIRGFELGIVSPRLSMED, from the coding sequence ATGGCAGGTATCTCTGTTCTAGTGGTTGATGACCAGCCACTCATGCTCTATGCCATGAAGACCCTCCTCGATAACGAGGATGGCATCTCAGTAGTAGGGACGGCCGAGGATGGTCAGGCAGCAGTTGAACAGGCCCATGCGCTCGTCCCAGACCTAGTTCTGATGGATCTCAAAATGCCCCGCCTGAACGGGGTCGAAGCCACGCGAAGGATCGTCGCAGAGTTGCCTGGCATCAGGGTGTTGGTGATCACGATGTTTTCTACGCTAGACCATGTTGTCCCCGCCCTCCGGGCAGGAGCCTCAGGGTATCTGGTCAAGGACGCCCGCGCTGAGGAGATCCTTGCCGCCATTCATGGCAGCATGACCGACAACCTGCCGCTGTCTCCCGGCATCGTGCGCCTCCTGGCTCAGCAGGTGATCGGCGGCGTCCACGACCCGAAGGCCGTCTCTGCGTCAGCCGCGACGGAGGTGGGCCTGGCGCCCCGCGAGATTTCCGTCCTGCAGCTCCTGGGACGGGGACTCAGCAACCGTGAAATCGCCAGGGAAATGCACATCTCCGAAGGCTCCGTCAAGGCCTACCTGGCCAATGCCTGCACGAAACTCGGCGTCCGCGACCGGCTCCAGGCCCTGATCCGGGGATTCGAGTTGGGCATCGTCAGTCCCCGGCTCTCCATGGAGGACTAG